A window of Pseudomonas monteilii contains these coding sequences:
- the hslU gene encoding ATP-dependent protease ATP-binding subunit HslU (heat shock protein involved in degradation of misfolded proteins): protein MSMTPREIVHELNRHIIGQDDAKRAVAIALRNRWRRMQLPAELRAEVTPKNILMIGPTGVGKTEIARRLAKLANAPFIKVEATKFTEVGYVGRDVESIIRDLADAALKLLREQEIIRVRHRAEDAAEERILDALLPQARTASSFAEEAAPSSSSDSNTRQLFRKRLREGQLDDKEIEIEVAENAGVEIAAPPGMEEMTNQLQSLFANMGKGKRKSRKLKVKEALKMVRDEEAGRLVNEEELKANALEAVEQHGIVFIDEIDKVAKRGNVGGADVSREGVQRDLLPLIEGCTVNTKLGMVKTDHILFIASGAFHLSKPSDLVPELQGRLPIRVELKALTPEDFERILQEPHASLTEQYRELLKTEGLNIEFAPEGIKRLAEIAYQVNEKTENIGARRLHTLLERLLEEVSFSAGDMASGHDEAPLRIDADYVNGHLGELAQNEDLSRYIL, encoded by the coding sequence ATGTCCATGACCCCCCGCGAGATCGTCCACGAACTCAACCGTCACATCATCGGCCAGGACGACGCCAAGCGCGCCGTGGCCATCGCGCTGCGCAACCGCTGGCGGCGCATGCAGCTGCCGGCCGAGCTGCGTGCCGAGGTGACCCCGAAGAACATCCTGATGATCGGCCCGACCGGCGTCGGCAAGACCGAAATCGCCCGTCGCCTGGCCAAGCTGGCCAATGCACCGTTCATCAAGGTCGAAGCGACCAAGTTTACCGAAGTCGGCTATGTCGGCCGTGACGTCGAGTCGATCATCCGCGACCTGGCCGATGCCGCGCTGAAGCTGCTGCGCGAGCAGGAGATCATCCGCGTGCGCCACCGCGCCGAAGATGCCGCCGAAGAGCGCATCCTTGATGCCCTGCTGCCCCAGGCACGTACCGCCAGCAGCTTCGCCGAAGAAGCCGCGCCGAGCAGCAGCAGCGATTCCAACACCCGCCAGCTGTTCCGCAAGCGCCTGCGCGAGGGCCAGCTGGACGACAAGGAAATCGAGATCGAGGTCGCCGAGAACGCTGGCGTCGAAATCGCCGCGCCGCCCGGCATGGAAGAGATGACCAACCAGTTGCAGAGCCTGTTCGCCAACATGGGCAAGGGCAAGCGCAAATCGCGCAAGCTCAAGGTCAAGGAAGCGCTGAAGATGGTACGCGACGAAGAGGCCGGCCGCCTGGTCAACGAGGAAGAGCTCAAGGCCAACGCCCTGGAAGCGGTCGAGCAGCACGGCATCGTGTTCATCGACGAGATCGATAAGGTTGCCAAGCGCGGCAACGTCGGCGGCGCCGATGTCTCCCGCGAGGGTGTACAGCGCGACCTGCTGCCCCTGATCGAAGGCTGCACCGTCAACACCAAGCTGGGCATGGTCAAGACCGACCACATCCTGTTCATCGCCTCCGGTGCGTTCCACCTGAGCAAGCCGAGCGACCTGGTACCAGAGCTGCAGGGCCGTCTGCCGATCCGCGTCGAGCTCAAGGCACTGACCCCCGAGGACTTCGAGCGCATCCTGCAAGAACCGCACGCGTCGCTGACCGAACAGTACCGTGAGCTGCTCAAGACCGAAGGCCTGAACATCGAGTTCGCGCCCGAAGGCATCAAGCGCCTGGCCGAAATCGCCTATCAGGTCAACGAGAAGACCGAGAACATCGGTGCCCGCCGCCTGCACACCCTGCTCGAACGCCTGCTGGAAGAAGTCTCCTTCAGCGCCGGCGACATGGCCAGCGGTCACGACGAGGCCCCGCTGCGCATCGACGCCGACTACGTGAATGGCCACCTTGGTGAACTGGCGCAGAACGAAGACCTGTCTCGCTACATTCTCTGA
- a CDS encoding 1-(5-phosphoribosyl)-5-((5-phosphoribosylamino)methylideneamino)imidazole-4-carboxamide isomerase: MPRLPSAINLNKAAKTLTLTYGPDEVYHLPAEFLRVHSPSAEVQGHGKPILQVGKLGVGLTGVEPAGRYALKLTFDDGHDSGLFTWEYLEQLCLRQEALWSDYLDALREAGRSRDPSESVVKLML; this comes from the coding sequence ATGCCCAGATTGCCCAGCGCGATCAACCTGAACAAGGCCGCCAAGACCCTGACCCTGACCTACGGGCCTGACGAGGTGTATCACCTGCCGGCCGAGTTCCTGCGGGTGCACTCGCCGTCTGCCGAAGTACAGGGCCATGGCAAGCCGATCCTGCAGGTCGGCAAGCTGGGTGTCGGGCTGACCGGTGTCGAGCCGGCCGGGCGATACGCCCTCAAGCTGACCTTCGACGACGGGCATGACAGCGGCCTGTTCACCTGGGAGTACCTGGAGCAGCTGTGCCTGCGGCAGGAGGCGCTGTGGTCGGACTACCTGGACGCACTGCGCGAGGCCGGGCGCTCGCGCGATCCGTCCGAGTCGGTGGTCAAACTGATGCTGTGA
- a CDS encoding sterol-binding protein has translation MLLAGLIASVEHGLNRVLRLDSTALPRLASLEGTVIAIDCRQPAFTLFLLPDEEGLMLAGQWEGAVDCTLRAPASSLARLALSKDKTRVLHSPEVELLGDTGPLLELFGVLQDLELDWEHELARWLGPVPTALLAGHVRQRARWTQDGLARFGQNLAEYLAEESRTLVGQREAEAAFRELDHLKVDLERLEARLARLARSLDASDNA, from the coding sequence ATGCTCCTGGCCGGCCTCATCGCCAGCGTCGAGCATGGCCTGAACCGGGTCCTGCGCCTGGACAGCACGGCCTTGCCGCGCCTGGCCAGCCTCGAGGGCACGGTGATCGCCATCGACTGCCGTCAGCCGGCCTTCACGCTTTTCCTGCTGCCCGACGAAGAAGGCCTGATGCTGGCCGGCCAGTGGGAAGGTGCGGTGGACTGTACCCTGCGCGCCCCGGCCAGCAGCCTGGCACGCCTGGCCCTGTCCAAGGACAAGACCCGTGTCCTGCACAGCCCCGAGGTCGAGCTGCTGGGCGATACCGGGCCGCTGCTCGAGTTGTTCGGCGTGCTGCAGGACCTGGAGCTGGACTGGGAGCATGAACTGGCCCGCTGGCTGGGGCCGGTGCCGACCGCCCTGCTGGCCGGGCACGTACGCCAGCGCGCGCGCTGGACCCAGGACGGCCTGGCGCGGTTCGGCCAGAACCTCGCCGAGTACCTGGCCGAGGAATCGCGCACGCTGGTCGGCCAACGCGAAGCGGAAGCCGCCTTCCGCGAACTTGATCACCTGAAAGTCGACCTCGAACGCCTCGAGGCGCGCCTGGCGCGCCTTGCCCGATCCCTTGATGCCAGCGATAACGCATGA
- a CDS encoding poly(3-hydroxyalkanoate) depolymerase, whose protein sequence is MSQPYVFKTVHVDGQALRTAVRPGQPHLTPLLIFNGIGANLELVFPFIEALDPALEVIAFDAPGVGGSSTPPRPYRFSGLARLSAQLLDALGYAQVNVIGVSWGGGLAQQFARDYPQRCRKLILAATAAGVPMVPAEPRVLWAMASPRRYTDPDETVRLAGLIYGGSLRRDPALALEHAAKVRAGDRTGYYWQLFAALGWSSLPWLHRLRQPTLVLAGDDDPLIPLVNMRLLAWRIPHAKLHVIDDGHLFLITRAETIAPVVMGFLQQERQPAVMHPRPV, encoded by the coding sequence ATGTCGCAGCCGTATGTCTTCAAGACCGTGCACGTGGACGGTCAAGCCTTGCGCACCGCCGTGCGGCCTGGGCAGCCGCACCTGACCCCCTTGCTGATCTTCAATGGCATCGGCGCCAACCTCGAACTGGTCTTCCCGTTCATCGAGGCCCTGGACCCCGCGCTGGAAGTCATCGCCTTCGACGCACCCGGGGTCGGTGGCTCGTCAACGCCCCCTCGCCCCTACCGGTTCAGCGGTCTGGCGCGATTGAGCGCGCAGCTGCTCGATGCCCTGGGGTACGCCCAGGTCAACGTGATCGGCGTGTCCTGGGGCGGTGGACTGGCCCAGCAGTTCGCCCGCGACTATCCGCAACGCTGCCGCAAGCTGATCCTGGCCGCGACCGCCGCCGGGGTACCCATGGTGCCGGCCGAGCCTCGCGTGCTCTGGGCGATGGCCAGCCCGCGGCGCTATACGGATCCCGACGAGACGGTGCGCCTGGCTGGACTGATCTATGGCGGCAGCCTGCGCCGTGACCCGGCTTTGGCGCTGGAGCATGCCGCCAAAGTCCGGGCGGGCGACAGGACGGGCTACTACTGGCAGTTGTTCGCGGCCTTGGGCTGGAGCAGCCTGCCGTGGCTGCACAGGCTGCGCCAGCCGACGCTGGTGCTGGCAGGCGACGACGACCCGTTGATTCCGCTGGTCAACATGCGCCTGCTGGCCTGGCGGATTCCCCATGCCAAGCTGCATGTGATCGACGATGGGCACCTGTTCCTCATCACCCGCGCCGAGACCATCGCGCCGGTCGTGATGGGCTTTCTGCAGCAGGAACGGCAGCCTGCGGTGATGCACCCCAGGCCCGTCTAG
- a CDS encoding polyhydroxyalkanoic acid system protein, producing MTQISVERPHHLGREAARAKAEALVDKLSGKYDLKADWQGDRVDISRSGANGSVFIGDDRIRIDLKLGMMLSMMSGTIQGEIERALDKALA from the coding sequence ATGACCCAGATCAGCGTGGAACGTCCCCATCACCTCGGCCGCGAAGCCGCGCGCGCCAAGGCCGAGGCCCTGGTCGACAAGCTGTCCGGCAAGTACGACCTCAAGGCCGACTGGCAGGGCGATCGCGTCGACATCTCGCGTAGCGGCGCCAACGGCAGCGTGTTCATCGGCGACGACCGCATCCGCATCGACCTCAAGCTCGGCATGATGCTGTCGATGATGAGCGGCACCATCCAGGGCGAGATCGAGCGGGCGCTGGACAAAGCGCTGGCCTGA
- a CDS encoding uracil phosphoribosyltransferase translates to MSLPNPADLIRQMAVDLRAYLTRRAIDTPRFIGIRTGGVWVAQALQAELGDDSPLGTLDVSFYRDDFSQNGLHPQVRPSELPFEIEGQHLVLVDDVLMSGRTIRAALNELFDYGRPASVTLVCLLDLDAGELPIRPNVLGATLSLHAHERVKLSGPTPLALERQDLAPATAP, encoded by the coding sequence ATGAGCCTACCCAATCCCGCCGACCTGATTCGGCAGATGGCCGTGGACCTGCGCGCGTACCTGACGCGCCGCGCCATCGACACGCCCCGCTTCATCGGCATCCGCACCGGAGGCGTCTGGGTCGCCCAGGCCCTGCAGGCCGAGCTGGGTGATGACAGCCCCCTGGGCACGCTCGACGTGTCGTTCTACCGCGACGACTTCAGCCAGAACGGCCTCCACCCTCAGGTGCGCCCCTCGGAGCTGCCGTTCGAGATCGAAGGCCAGCACCTGGTCCTGGTGGACGACGTGCTGATGAGCGGGCGTACCATCCGCGCCGCGCTCAACGAACTGTTCGACTATGGGCGCCCTGCCAGCGTCACCCTGGTCTGCCTGCTCGACCTCGATGCCGGCGAGCTGCCGATCCGTCCCAACGTGCTCGGCGCTACGCTGTCGCTGCACGCCCACGAACGGGTAAAATTGTCCGGCCCCACGCCGCTCGCCCTCGAGCGCCAGGACCTCGCCCCTGCCACCGCCCCTTGA
- the ubiE gene encoding ubiquinone biosynthesis methyltransferase UbiE (Catalyzes the carbon methylation reaction in the biosynthesis of ubiquinone and menaquinone) produces MNDQRKGGHAEPTTHFGYKNVPESEKAAKVAEVFHSVAAKYDLMNDVLSGGMHRLWKRFTIELSGVRTGNRVLDIAGGTGDLAAKFSRLVGPTGQVVLADINASMLKVGRDRLLDRGVAGNIEFVQADAEKLPFPDNHFDCVTIAFGLRNVTHKEDALRSMLRVLKPGGRLLVLEFSKPTNALMSKAYDAYSFAFMPLAGKLITNDSESYRYLAESIRMHPDQETLKSMMVSAGFDRVTYHNMTSGIVALHRGIKP; encoded by the coding sequence ATGAACGACCAGCGCAAAGGCGGCCACGCCGAACCCACCACGCATTTCGGCTACAAGAACGTCCCAGAGAGCGAGAAAGCGGCCAAGGTCGCCGAGGTCTTCCACTCGGTCGCGGCCAAGTACGACCTGATGAACGACGTGCTCTCCGGCGGCATGCACCGGCTGTGGAAGCGGTTCACCATCGAGCTGTCGGGTGTGCGCACCGGTAACCGCGTGCTGGACATCGCCGGCGGTACGGGCGACCTGGCCGCCAAGTTCTCGCGTCTGGTCGGGCCGACCGGCCAGGTGGTGCTGGCCGACATCAACGCCTCCATGCTCAAGGTAGGCCGCGATCGCCTGCTCGACCGTGGTGTGGCGGGCAACATCGAGTTCGTCCAGGCCGACGCCGAAAAGCTGCCCTTCCCGGACAATCACTTCGATTGCGTGACCATCGCCTTCGGTCTGCGCAACGTGACCCACAAGGAAGACGCCCTGCGCTCGATGCTGCGCGTGCTCAAGCCCGGTGGTCGCCTGCTGGTGCTGGAGTTCTCCAAGCCGACCAACGCGCTGATGTCCAAGGCCTACGACGCCTATTCCTTCGCCTTCATGCCCCTGGCGGGCAAGCTGATCACCAATGATTCGGAAAGCTACCGCTACCTGGCCGAATCGATCCGCATGCACCCCGACCAGGAAACCCTGAAGTCGATGATGGTCAGCGCAGGCTTCGACCGGGTCACCTACCACAACATGACCAGCGGCATCGTCGCCCTGCACCGCGGGATCAAGCCCTGA
- a CDS encoding crossover junction endodeoxyribonuclease RuvA gives MAGLRLLLGFDYGTKQIGVAVGQVVTGQARELCTLKAQNGVPDWAQVERLVAEWKPDAIVVGLPLNMDGTPSDMSARAEKFARRLNGRFNLPVHTHDERLTTFEAKGERLARGGQRGSYRDNPVDAIAAALLLQGWLDANAGQ, from the coding sequence ATGGCTGGGTTGCGTCTCTTGCTGGGTTTCGACTACGGCACCAAGCAGATCGGCGTGGCGGTCGGCCAGGTGGTGACCGGGCAGGCCCGCGAACTCTGTACCCTGAAGGCCCAGAACGGTGTCCCGGACTGGGCCCAGGTCGAGCGTCTGGTCGCCGAGTGGAAACCCGACGCGATCGTGGTCGGATTGCCCCTGAACATGGACGGTACGCCCAGCGACATGAGCGCGCGCGCCGAGAAGTTCGCCCGCCGCCTGAACGGCCGCTTCAACCTGCCGGTGCATACCCATGACGAGCGGCTGACCACCTTCGAGGCCAAGGGCGAGCGCCTGGCCCGTGGCGGCCAGCGCGGCAGCTACCGCGACAATCCCGTGGACGCCATCGCCGCCGCCCTGCTGCTGCAAGGCTGGCTGGACGCCAACGCCGGACAATGA
- a CDS encoding dihydroorotase (Catalyzes the reversible hydrolysis of the amide bond within dihydroorotate. This metabolic intermediate is required for the biosynthesis of pyrimidine nucleotides), with translation MSISILGARVIDPHSGLDDITDLHLDQGKVLAIGQAPAGFEAQRLIQAQGLVAAPGLVDLDVALREPGYSRKGSIASETRAAVAGGVTSLCCPPQTKPVLDTSAVTELILDRARDAGHSKVFPIGALTKGLEGEQLAELVALRDAGCVAFGNGLTSIGNNRTLARALEYAATFDLTVIFHSQDRDLAQGGLAHEGPMASFLGLPGIPETAETVALARNLLLVEQTGVRAHFTQITSARGARLIAQAQALGLPVTADVALYQLILTDEALRDFSSLYHVQPPLRTAADRDGLREAVKSGVIQAISSHHQPHERDAKLAPFGATEPGISSVDILLPLAMTLVEDGLLDLPTLLARLTHGPAEALRLPAGALNVGAAADLVLFDPTASTVAGEQWHSKGQNCPFIGHCLPGAVRYTVVDGRVCHEG, from the coding sequence GTGAGCATCAGCATTCTTGGCGCGCGGGTCATCGACCCCCACAGCGGGCTGGACGACATCACCGACCTGCACCTGGACCAGGGCAAGGTGCTGGCGATCGGTCAGGCGCCTGCCGGGTTCGAGGCGCAACGGCTCATCCAGGCCCAGGGCCTGGTGGCCGCGCCCGGCCTGGTCGACCTCGACGTGGCCCTGCGCGAGCCGGGCTACAGCCGCAAGGGCAGCATCGCCAGCGAGACCCGCGCGGCCGTCGCCGGCGGCGTCACCAGCCTGTGCTGCCCGCCGCAGACCAAGCCGGTGCTGGACACCTCGGCAGTGACCGAGCTGATCCTCGACCGTGCCCGGGACGCCGGCCACAGCAAGGTCTTCCCGATCGGTGCGCTGACCAAGGGCCTGGAAGGCGAGCAACTGGCCGAACTGGTCGCCCTGCGCGATGCCGGCTGCGTGGCCTTCGGCAATGGCCTGACCAGCATCGGCAACAACCGGACCCTGGCACGCGCGCTGGAGTACGCCGCGACCTTCGACCTGACGGTGATCTTCCATTCCCAGGACCGCGACCTGGCCCAGGGTGGGCTGGCCCACGAGGGGCCGATGGCCAGTTTCCTCGGTTTGCCGGGCATTCCCGAAACGGCCGAGACCGTGGCCCTGGCGCGCAACCTGCTGCTGGTCGAACAGACCGGTGTGCGGGCGCACTTCACGCAGATCACCAGCGCCCGTGGCGCACGCCTGATCGCCCAGGCCCAGGCCCTCGGCCTGCCAGTGACCGCCGACGTGGCGCTGTACCAGCTGATCCTGACCGACGAGGCGCTGCGCGACTTCTCCAGCCTCTACCACGTCCAGCCGCCGCTGCGCACCGCCGCGGACCGCGACGGCCTGCGCGAGGCCGTGAAGTCGGGGGTGATCCAGGCGATCTCCAGCCACCACCAGCCCCACGAGCGCGATGCCAAGCTGGCCCCGTTCGGCGCCACCGAACCCGGTATCAGCAGCGTCGACATCCTGCTGCCCTTGGCTATGACCCTGGTCGAAGACGGCCTGCTGGACCTGCCGACGTTGCTGGCCCGCCTGACCCACGGCCCGGCCGAGGCCCTGCGCCTGCCGGCGGGTGCGTTGAACGTGGGCGCGGCGGCCGATCTGGTGCTGTTCGATCCCACGGCGTCGACCGTTGCAGGCGAGCAGTGGCATTCGAAAGGGCAGAACTGCCCGTTCATCGGGCATTGCCTGCCGGGGGCGGTGCGTTACACGGTGGTCGATGGGCGGGTTTGTCACGAGGGGTAA
- a CDS encoding poly(R)-hydroxyalkanoic acid synthase codes for MRRTPAGERPPRSADGLNPLTGLQGRDLLASARALAQHALRHPLHSARHAYRLGERIKEVLAGSSTLEPPRGDRRFADPTWTQNPLYRRSLQAYLAWRDELHDWVEHSGLPAADIHRGHFLVHQLTEALAPTNSPANPAALKRLLETGGQSAVAGLANLARDWLDNGGMPRQVEPNAFVVGRDVATSEGAVVYRNDVLELIQYRPLTDQVRRRPLLIVPPQINRFYVFDLTPDKSLVHFSLSIAQQTFMMSWRNPTPDQREWGLSTYVEALKGAIDAVRAITGSVDVNVLGACSGGITCAALAGHYAALGQPALHSLTLLVSVLDATLDSPLVLFTDDRTLDEARQRSYQAGVLEGKELARLFAWMRPNDLVWPYWVNNYLLGLTPPPFDILFWNNDTTRLPAAFHGDLIDLYRHNPLTRARALEVCGTAIDLAQVRADVYCLGATTDHITPWQACYRSARLFGGQVEFVLSNSGHVQSILNPPGNPKARFQAGMAGVDDPHAWEGAATPHGGSWWTHWQAWLEARSGPLKTAPEQLGDKGHAPDAAAPGTYVHDR; via the coding sequence ATGCGTCGCACCCCTGCCGGCGAGCGGCCACCCCGCAGCGCCGATGGCTTGAACCCCCTCACGGGCCTGCAAGGCAGGGACCTGCTGGCCAGCGCGCGAGCCCTGGCGCAGCATGCCTTGCGTCATCCCCTGCACAGTGCGCGGCATGCCTATCGACTGGGCGAGCGGATCAAGGAGGTGCTGGCAGGCAGTTCCACGCTGGAGCCACCGCGTGGAGACCGACGCTTCGCCGACCCCACCTGGACCCAGAACCCGCTCTACCGCCGCAGCTTGCAGGCCTACCTGGCCTGGCGTGACGAACTGCACGACTGGGTCGAGCACAGCGGGCTGCCGGCTGCGGACATCCATCGCGGCCACTTCCTCGTCCATCAGCTCACCGAAGCCCTGGCGCCGACCAATTCGCCCGCCAACCCGGCCGCGCTCAAGCGCCTGCTGGAAACCGGCGGCCAGAGCGCCGTCGCGGGGCTGGCCAACCTGGCCAGGGACTGGCTGGACAATGGCGGCATGCCACGTCAGGTCGAGCCGAACGCGTTCGTCGTGGGCCGCGACGTGGCCACCAGCGAGGGCGCGGTGGTCTATCGCAACGACGTGCTCGAGCTGATTCAGTACCGCCCCCTCACGGACCAGGTCCGCAGGCGGCCCTTGCTGATCGTGCCGCCGCAGATCAACCGGTTCTATGTCTTCGACCTGACACCGGACAAGAGCCTGGTGCACTTCAGCCTGTCGATCGCTCAGCAGACCTTCATGATGAGCTGGCGCAACCCTACCCCGGACCAGCGCGAATGGGGGTTGTCGACCTACGTCGAAGCACTCAAAGGCGCGATCGACGCCGTGCGCGCCATCACCGGCAGCGTGGATGTGAACGTCCTGGGCGCCTGTTCCGGCGGGATCACCTGCGCCGCGCTGGCCGGCCACTACGCCGCGCTCGGGCAACCTGCGTTGCACAGCCTGACGCTGCTGGTCAGCGTGCTCGACGCCACGCTGGACAGCCCGTTGGTACTGTTCACCGACGACCGTACGCTGGATGAGGCACGTCAGCGCTCTTATCAGGCGGGGGTGCTGGAAGGCAAGGAGCTGGCTCGCCTGTTCGCCTGGATGCGCCCGAATGATCTGGTCTGGCCCTACTGGGTCAACAACTACCTGCTCGGCCTGACACCGCCGCCGTTCGACATCCTGTTCTGGAACAATGACACCACCCGGTTGCCGGCCGCCTTCCACGGCGACCTGATCGACCTGTACCGACACAATCCCCTGACCCGCGCCCGGGCGCTGGAGGTCTGCGGTACGGCGATCGACCTTGCCCAGGTACGCGCAGACGTCTACTGCCTGGGCGCCACCACCGATCACATCACGCCGTGGCAGGCCTGCTACCGCTCGGCGCGCCTGTTCGGTGGCCAGGTCGAGTTCGTGTTGTCCAACAGCGGCCATGTGCAGAGCATTCTCAACCCGCCTGGCAACCCCAAGGCACGCTTTCAGGCCGGCATGGCCGGTGTCGATGATCCGCACGCCTGGGAGGGCGCGGCCACACCCCATGGCGGTTCCTGGTGGACCCACTGGCAGGCCTGGCTGGAGGCACGTTCCGGCCCCTTGAAGACCGCCCCCGAGCAATTGGGCGACAAGGGCCATGCCCCGGACGCCGCCGCACCGGGTACTTATGTCCATGACCGCTGA
- a CDS encoding ATP-dependent protease subunit HslV (heat shock protein involved in degradation of misfolded proteins), with translation MTTIVSVRRHGKVVMAGDGQVSLGNTVMKGNAKKVRRLYHGQVIAGFAGATADAFTLFERFEGQLEKHQGHLVRAAVELAKEWRTDRSLSRLEAMLAVANKDASLIITGNGDVVEPEDGLIAMGSGGAFAQAAARALLNKTELSAREIAETALNIAGDICVFTNHNLTIEEQDLAE, from the coding sequence TTGACTACCATCGTTTCAGTCCGCCGCCACGGCAAAGTCGTCATGGCTGGCGACGGCCAGGTTTCCCTCGGCAATACCGTCATGAAGGGCAACGCGAAGAAAGTCCGCCGTCTCTACCACGGCCAGGTCATCGCCGGTTTCGCGGGCGCGACCGCCGATGCCTTCACCCTGTTCGAACGCTTCGAAGGGCAGCTGGAAAAGCACCAGGGCCATCTGGTGCGTGCGGCCGTCGAGCTGGCCAAGGAATGGCGTACCGACCGTTCCCTGAGCCGCCTGGAAGCCATGCTGGCCGTGGCCAACAAGGACGCCTCGCTGATCATCACCGGCAACGGTGACGTGGTCGAGCCGGAAGACGGCCTGATCGCCATGGGCTCCGGTGGCGCCTTCGCCCAGGCCGCGGCACGTGCCCTGCTGAACAAGACCGAGCTGTCGGCGCGCGAGATCGCCGAGACGGCCCTGAACATCGCCGGCGACATCTGCGTGTTCACCAACCACAACCTGACCATCGAGGAGCAGGACCTGGCCGAGTGA
- the pyrB gene encoding aspartate carbamoyltransferase catalytic subunit (catalyzes the transfer of the carbamoyl moiety from carbamoyl phosphate to L- aspartate in pyrimidine biosynthesis), translated as MTPLDAKRPLQLTDQGQLRHFLSLDGLPRELLTEILDTADSFLEVGARAVKKVPLLRGKTVCNVFFENSTRTRTTFELAAQRLSADVISLNVSTSSTSKGETLFDTLRNLEAMAADMFVVRHSDSGAAHFIAEHVCPDVAVINGGDGRHAHPTQGMLDMLTIRRHKGSFENLSVAIVGDILHSRVARSNMLALKALGCPDIRVIGPKTLLPIGIEQYGVKVYTDLSEGLKDVDVVIMLRLQRERMAGGLLPSEGEFYRLFGLTTARLAAAKPDAIVMHPGPINRGVEIESAVADGAHSVILNQVTYGIAVRMAVLSMAMSGQTAQRQFAQENAL; from the coding sequence ATGACGCCACTCGACGCCAAGCGCCCGCTGCAGCTCACCGATCAGGGCCAGCTGCGCCACTTCCTTTCGCTCGACGGCCTGCCCCGTGAGCTGCTGACCGAAATCCTCGACACCGCCGACTCCTTCCTCGAGGTCGGCGCGCGTGCCGTCAAGAAGGTCCCGCTGCTGCGCGGCAAGACGGTGTGCAACGTGTTCTTCGAGAACTCCACGCGCACCCGCACTACCTTCGAGCTGGCCGCTCAGCGGTTGTCGGCCGACGTGATCAGCCTGAACGTCTCGACGTCCTCGACCAGCAAGGGCGAGACGCTGTTCGACACACTGCGCAACCTCGAGGCCATGGCCGCCGACATGTTCGTGGTGCGGCACTCCGATTCGGGCGCCGCGCACTTCATCGCCGAGCATGTCTGCCCGGACGTGGCGGTGATCAACGGCGGCGACGGCCGTCACGCGCACCCGACCCAGGGCATGCTCGACATGCTCACGATCCGCCGTCACAAGGGCAGCTTCGAGAACCTCTCGGTGGCCATCGTCGGCGACATCCTGCATTCGCGCGTCGCCCGCTCCAACATGCTGGCGCTCAAGGCCCTGGGCTGCCCGGACATCCGCGTGATCGGTCCGAAGACCTTGCTGCCGATCGGCATCGAGCAATACGGCGTGAAGGTCTACACCGACCTGTCCGAAGGGCTGAAGGACGTCGACGTGGTGATCATGCTGCGTCTGCAGCGCGAGCGCATGGCCGGCGGCCTGCTGCCCAGCGAAGGCGAGTTCTATCGCCTGTTCGGCCTGACCACCGCACGCCTGGCCGCGGCCAAGCCGGATGCCATCGTCATGCACCCGGGGCCGATCAACCGTGGCGTGGAGATCGAGTCGGCGGTGGCCGACGGGGCCCACTCGGTCATTCTCAACCAGGTCACCTACGGCATCGCCGTGCGCATGGCGGTGCTGTCCATGGCCATGAGCGGGCAGACCGCGCAACGTCAATTCGCTCAGGAGAACGCCCTGTGA